The following nucleotide sequence is from Phacochoerus africanus isolate WHEZ1 chromosome 6, ROS_Pafr_v1, whole genome shotgun sequence.
CGAGACCTGCTGCATGTGGGCACCCAGGCCCGCCAGGACCTCTTTGACCTGGTGAGCTCACCCACGCCAGCGGGtgaccagctctgccactcatgATTTCCCGGGGTGCCCTGGCCCCTTGGGGAGGGCACTCTTTGGAAGGGTCAGTGCTAGCCCAAGGCCACTGGCTGATAGAGAGGAGATTCTGGGCACTCATGGTGGGACAGTGCGCCACCCCTAGCCCTGAGTGGTCACAGGTTGTCCCGTGCCGGTCTGCCACTATGTCGCATCCTGGACCCTGACCCTCACCGCCACTGCTGGGTTCTGGGAAGGAGCTGCccttgtgggggtggggcagttgGCTGCACTAAGATGCCTCTGGGCAGAGCCGGCCCCTGGGTGGGCTTTGCTGTGGCCACCCTGTCTGACAGTGTCTCCTGCACCTGGTGGCTGACCTGTTGGGGGGGCAACTCAACCTGTTGGGAGTTGAGTTGGGCTCCCTCGACTgccttgcccccccacccccgggaacTTAGCCAGGACCTTCAGGCCTGggcctcctctgagcctctgcccACCCTCAGGCTGTGCCCATGCCCGAGATGCTGTACGAAGAGGTGCTGGAAGTGGACGAGCGTGTGGTGCTGTACCGAGGGGAGCCGGGTGCTGGGACACCTGTGAAAGGTGCGCTGCctcaggtggggggggggaccgGGTGGAGGCCCTGACAGGCCTTTGAGGGGGCAGCTGGGGGCTTCCTGGCAGGCCGCACAGGGGACCTGCTGGAGGTGCAGCAGCCTGTGGACCTGGAGGCCCTGCGTGGGAAGCTGGAGGGGCTCCTGTCACGAGGCATCCGCAGCCTGGCCGTGGTGCTCATGCACTCCTACACGTGAGTGTGGGCCGCTGGGGCGGGGCCCTGGGTGGCCGGctgtgggggggtgggtggcaggaggCTCAGGGGCCCTGGGCGTCATCGCAGGTGGGCCCAGCATGAGCAGCAGGTGGGCATGCTGGCCCGGGAGCTGGGCTTCGCACATGTGTCGCTGTCCTCAGAGGCCATGCCCATGGTACGCATCGTGCCCCGGGGGCACACGGCCTGCGCAGACGCCTACCTCACGCCCACCATCCAGCGCTACGTGCAGGGCTTCCGCCGCGGCTTTCAGGGTCAGCTCAAGGTGAGGcgcccctgccccctgctcccgGCCACCCTGCCAGGTCCTGCTCTGCCCCCTCACGGCCCACCCGCCCATAGGACGTGCAGGTGCTCTTCATGCGCTCTGACGGCGGCCTGGCGCCCGTGGACTCCTTCAGCGGCTCCCGCGCTGTGCTCTCTGGCCCTGCCGGGGGTGTGGTTGGCTACGCAGCCACCACCTACAGGGTGGAGGGCGGCCACCCTGTCATTGGCTTTGACATGGGAGGTAGGAGGGCCTGGAGGCGGGGGCCGGTGGCACCTCAGTTGCTGGGCTGAGCGATGCTGGGCCTTGGGTCTGAAACAACTCCTTACCACCCCACCCCATCAGGCACGTCCACTGACGTGAGCCGCTACGCAGGGGAATTTGAGCACGTCTTCGAGTCCAGCACAGCGGGTGTCACCCTCCAGGCCCCTCAGCTAGACATTAACACGGTGGCAGCTGGTGGGGGCTCACGCCTCTTCTTCAGGTCAGCCGCACGCCACGCCTTGGGGGGGCggaccccagccctgcctcccgaCCTGCTTCCAATTCCAGTCCCGTCTCCAAAGGTCGGGCCTCTTCGTGGTGGGGCCGGAGTCTGCAGGAGCCCACCCGGGCCCCGCCTGCTACCGCAAAGGTAAGCGCGGGCAGGCGGATGCTCTGCCGGGCCCCTTGGCACGCTGCCCAGGCCCAGCCCGcccctgcagccccacccccaccgcccacGCCTGGCGTCCACCtccggcccccagcccccacactgTGCACACCTCCCAGGAGGCCCTGTGACAGTGACGGATGCTAATTTGGTCCTGGGTCGCCTgctgcctgcctccttcccctgCATTTTTGGGCCGGGAGAGGACCAGCCACTGTCCGCGGAGGCCTCCCGAAAGGCCTTGGAGGCTGTGGCCACTGAAGTCAATAGCTTCCTGACTAGTGCGCCTTGCCCGGCGCCCCCGCTgagcctggaggaggtggccatGGGGTTTGTGCGAGTGGCTAACGAGGCCATGTGCCGGCCCATCCGGGCCCTCACACAGGTACACCTGGCTTTGCCCtcgcccaggggtgggggggctgggcgGGGGAGGCCACTGACCCCCCTCTGGTTCCACAGGCACGAGGCCACGACCCCTCGGCCCATGTGCTGGCTTGCTTTGGGGGAGCTGGTGGGCAGCATGCGTGTGCCATCGCCCGGGCGCTAGGCATGGACACCGTGCACATTCATAGGTGTGTCTGGGTGTGGTGCATGTGTCCAGGGGTTGGGGGGCCAGCTTCCGGAGGTGCCCCCCCCCGTCGCTGTACGGTCCTTGCCCCCATAGGCATAGTGGGCTGCTGTCGGCACTGGGGCTGGCCTTGGCAGATGTGGTACACGAGGCACAGGAGCCCTGCGCCTTGCCCTACACTCCTGAGACCTTTGTGCAGTTGGACCAGAGGCTGAGCCGCCTGGAGGAGCAGTGTGTGGATGCCCTGAGGGCCCAGGGCTTTCCCAGGTGGGGCTCTGGGGGCCGGCCAGGCAGGCGAGGGGCCTGCAGCAGCCTAGCCACCTCCTTTTGTGCCTGAACCCGTTTGGGGGGCAGTCAGGGAGGGCCAGCTCCGAGGGCATCCTCCATGGGCATCCCAGGCGAGTGCCCTGCCTGCTGCCTTGCAGGTCCCAGATCAGCACTGAGAGCTTCCTGCACCTGCGCTACCAGGGCACAGACTGCGCCCTGATGGTGTCTGCCCACCAGCACCCAGCCACTGCCCGCTCACCCAGAGCTGGCGACTTTGGGGCGGCCTTCGTGGAGAGGTGCGTGAGCTCCGCGTCCTGGGAGCCTGGCGCGTGGCCTGCTGGCCCAGCCGCCTTGCCCTGATGGCGCCCTCCTGGCTGGTGGCTGTGCAGGTACATGAGAGAGTTTGGCTTTGTCATCCCTGAGCGGCCGGTGGTGGTGGACGACGTGCGGGTGAGGGGCACCGGCCGCAGTGGCCTTCGCCTCGAGGATGTCCCGAATGCCCAGAGTGGGCCTCCCCGGGTAGACAAGGTTGGTGGCCCTGCCTGTGCCGCCCACCCGCACCCACTGAGACATGGGGCCAGGTGTGGATGGGGAGACCCAGGGAGGGTGCAGGACCTAGGATGCTCGCTCACCCAGCACCCTCCTCAGGTGACCCAGTGCTTCTTTGAGGGGGGCTACCAGGAGACCCCCGTGTACCTGTTGGGAGAGCTGGGCTATGGGCACAAACTTCAGGGGCCCTGCCTCATCATTGACAGCAACAGGTGGGCTGCGGCCTGGCCAGGGTGGAGCTGTAAGGGGAGGCCTGGGGTCACAGCTGCCAGGGCCTGGGTGCAAGGTGGGGCCCTGCCAGGGGTTCTCTGGCTCCAGGCTGCAGGAGCCTGACGACCTCGGGGGTGCCTTCTTGGTTGCGGTGTTCCCTGGCGTGGGGATGTGGGGTCCCTGGTTGGGAGGGGGTCTGGCCCGGCTCCTCTAGCCCatctgctcccctgcccccagtaCCATCCTGGTGGAGCCAGGCTGCCAGGCGGAGGTGACTGAGACCGGGGATATCCGCATCGGCGTGGGTGCCGAGGCCCCCAGCACGGTGGGTGCCCAGCTCGACCCCATCCAGCTGTCCATCTTCTCCCACCGTTTCATGAGCATTGCTGGTGAGTGGCTGTCGCCACCCCGCTCC
It contains:
- the OPLAH gene encoding 5-oxoprolinase isoform X1 — translated: MGVPEGRFHFAIDRGGTFTDVFAQCPGGHVRVLKLLSEDPANYMDAPTEGIRRILEQEGGMPLPRDQPLDTSRIASIRMGTTVATNALLERRGERLALLVTRGFRDLLHVGTQARQDLFDLAVPMPEMLYEEVLEVDERVVLYRGEPGAGTPVKAGGFLAGRTGDLLEVQQPVDLEALRGKLEGLLSRGIRSLAVVLMHSYTWAQHEQQVGMLARELGFAHVSLSSEAMPMVRIVPRGHTACADAYLTPTIQRYVQGFRRGFQGQLKDVQVLFMRSDGGLAPVDSFSGSRAVLSGPAGGVVGYAATTYRVEGGHPVIGFDMGGTSTDVSRYAGEFEHVFESSTAGVTLQAPQLDINTVAAGGGSRLFFRSGLFVVGPESAGAHPGPACYRKGGPVTVTDANLVLGRLLPASFPCIFGPGEDQPLSAEASRKALEAVATEVNSFLTSAPCPAPPLSLEEVAMGFVRVANEAMCRPIRALTQARGHDPSAHVLACFGGAGGQHACAIARALGMDTVHIHRHSGLLSALGLALADVVHEAQEPCALPYTPETFVQLDQRLSRLEEQCVDALRAQGFPRSQISTESFLHLRYQGTDCALMVSAHQHPATARSPRAGDFGAAFVERYMREFGFVIPERPVVVDDVRVRGTGRSGLRLEDVPNAQSGPPRVDKVTQCFFEGGYQETPVYLLGELGYGHKLQGPCLIIDSNSTILVEPGCQAEVTETGDIRIGVGAEAPSTVGAQLDPIQLSIFSHRFMSIAEQMGRILQRTAISTNIKERLDFSCALFGPDGGLVSNAPHIPVHLGAMQETVQFQIQHLGADLHPGDVLLSNHPSAGGSHLPDLTVITPVFWPGQARPVFYVASRGHHADIGGITPGSMPPHSTALQQEGAVFLSFKLVQGGVFQEEAVTEALQAPGKIPGCSGTRNLHDNLSDLRAQVAANQKGIQLVGELIGQYGLDVVQAYMGYIQANAELAVRDMLRAFGSSRQARGLPLEVSAEDHLDDGSPIRLRVQINLSQGSAVFDFSGTGPEVFGNLNAPRAITLSALIYCLRCLVGRDIPLNQGCLAPVRVVIPRGSILDPSPEAAVVGGNVLTSQRVVDVILGAFGACAASQGCMNNVTLGNAHMGYYETVAGGAGAGPGWHGRSGVHSHMTNTRITDPEVLESRYPVILRRFELRRGSGGRGRFRGGDGVIRELLFREEALLSVLTERRAFQPYGLLGGEPGARGLNLLIRKDGRTVNLGGKTSVPVYPGDVFCLHTPGGGGYGDPEDPAPPLGSPSQPLAFPERGSVYEYRRAQEAV
- the OPLAH gene encoding 5-oxoprolinase isoform X2: MGVPEGRFHFAIDRGGTFTDVFAQCPGGHVRVLKLLSEDPANYMDAPTEGIRRILEQEGGMPLPRDQPLDTSRIASIRMGTTVATNALLERRGERLALLVTRGFRDLLHVGTQARQDLFDLAVPMPEMLYEEVLEVDERVVLYRGEPGAGTPVKGRTGDLLEVQQPVDLEALRGKLEGLLSRGIRSLAVVLMHSYTWAQHEQQVGMLARELGFAHVSLSSEAMPMVRIVPRGHTACADAYLTPTIQRYVQGFRRGFQGQLKDVQVLFMRSDGGLAPVDSFSGSRAVLSGPAGGVVGYAATTYRVEGGHPVIGFDMGGTSTDVSRYAGEFEHVFESSTAGVTLQAPQLDINTVAAGGGSRLFFRSGLFVVGPESAGAHPGPACYRKGGPVTVTDANLVLGRLLPASFPCIFGPGEDQPLSAEASRKALEAVATEVNSFLTSAPCPAPPLSLEEVAMGFVRVANEAMCRPIRALTQARGHDPSAHVLACFGGAGGQHACAIARALGMDTVHIHRHSGLLSALGLALADVVHEAQEPCALPYTPETFVQLDQRLSRLEEQCVDALRAQGFPRSQISTESFLHLRYQGTDCALMVSAHQHPATARSPRAGDFGAAFVERYMREFGFVIPERPVVVDDVRVRGTGRSGLRLEDVPNAQSGPPRVDKVTQCFFEGGYQETPVYLLGELGYGHKLQGPCLIIDSNSTILVEPGCQAEVTETGDIRIGVGAEAPSTVGAQLDPIQLSIFSHRFMSIAEQMGRILQRTAISTNIKERLDFSCALFGPDGGLVSNAPHIPVHLGAMQETVQFQIQHLGADLHPGDVLLSNHPSAGGSHLPDLTVITPVFWPGQARPVFYVASRGHHADIGGITPGSMPPHSTALQQEGAVFLSFKLVQGGVFQEEAVTEALQAPGKIPGCSGTRNLHDNLSDLRAQVAANQKGIQLVGELIGQYGLDVVQAYMGYIQANAELAVRDMLRAFGSSRQARGLPLEVSAEDHLDDGSPIRLRVQINLSQGSAVFDFSGTGPEVFGNLNAPRAITLSALIYCLRCLVGRDIPLNQGCLAPVRVVIPRGSILDPSPEAAVVGGNVLTSQRVVDVILGAFGACAASQGCMNNVTLGNAHMGYYETVAGGAGAGPGWHGRSGVHSHMTNTRITDPEVLESRYPVILRRFELRRGSGGRGRFRGGDGVIRELLFREEALLSVLTERRAFQPYGLLGGEPGARGLNLLIRKDGRTVNLGGKTSVPVYPGDVFCLHTPGGGGYGDPEDPAPPLGSPSQPLAFPERGSVYEYRRAQEAV